The genomic region ATGCATATTATAGTATTTTACTTCTATTATAGAACAAGGATATACATAGTAAAgtgaaaaatacattttaatctAAAATGTCTTACAAAATTAATGCGAATGTACAAATTAATTGAAAATTAGACTGTTTAAGTAGTGGATTAGTATTTATAGGTAAAATTTATGGaacattttttgaaattgtttataatatatatatatatatatatacgaatgTTCAagtcttattttttttacgtaatatatgcctaataattctttaatactgcaaaagaaattttttttctgttttcttttaagtcatttgtattctttttattttattttattttcttaaatatatatttaagccctatattctataattattattgatataaaatatgtatccaactttttctgtatttgcgtatttatataaatcatcccaaatattttttaataagttttataagaattattttattttattgttttttgtggcctttttaaatatacatctACATAAAATTGTATCCAAGTGttaatcttttaaaaaaaaaaaagaaataaatctTATAATgactatattatattttattaaataattattatattgatattattttcatgtaAACCTGTCgttttataaacaaaatgtcTATTTCCAGTTATCCGTTATTGAGAACAGCTATAAAATTACCATTAAGTTTCTGATTTATCTCAATGTGCATTTTCTGTTAGTCATTTTGTGTATGCATACTTTTTTCtgctaataataattatcttGATTCAACTATTAATGTATTATGGTAAAATATGACAATGTAATTTTCCTTTCgttgtttataatataaaatcagTCCTTCTGTCAATggatatgtaaaaatatcaagagttttttttttttttatttctttattcttattattttttgtactaAATTTACTAACCCTATTccaatgaaataatataacttttttttcttctaccATGTAATTTacacttaaaaatatgatactGTGTAccacttttttatttttccaagtaaaattttattagtatttattttttttcacctTATGTTACTTTGAATACACAATATTACACGACTTcattagttttattttattttcaagcaataaatttttatattgagcattctttttcattttcgaATTTAAAGCAATCTACacattttttccccttttagtttaacttaaatatatttatttatagttTCTATAATAATTGCACGTACAattgctattttttatttttactttaacaGCAACTATTCAAATTATTTGGttatttttcatctttttaataattgaTTATCATCAttctatacatatttttttggcGTATTCTCTTCTAATACTAAGGTATGAAAGAAATTTAGTTTTTATGTAACCTTTATCTTTGCGATTCATAAACTGATACTAATgttcaatattattatatatatacatatattaacttCCAATCTTTCTTGGGCTACTAATAGCgtagtacaaatatatatgtatatagtaCTTTATCGcgtattttatcattatacattttgaattttatttttaatataaattttttgcaaTTACATTAATGAAAACTTTAAtactaatttttattcttgtcctaaatttttatacagTAACAAtttgattatattttttcaaagattttattgtatattatgTTGTTATTTCAATtccctttttaaataaattgccatttttaattaacctttattttaatatatttttccatatatttttatccattttactacgtattatttttacaccAGCATTTTTGAATatctttttatgttattgAGTGctatgtttttgtttttacttattttatgaCGTTCCTTTTTGTTAATTCCATTTAAAGTTGAATTACAgtgttattataaaattatttatttaataaaactatCGCCCAactataaaagaaaaaaagataaaagtaTGCCTTTTCACCTTATAACTGATTTGTTATTATGTGTATGGAacaagtaaaataaattaatgataACATACTATCTTATTCCATTTGGagttatatgatatataatcGCATAATGTTACTCTACTTCATCGTTGTAACTTGGAACAAATTTACATACATGTTCTCTTTTATCATGAAGTTCAcctaatacatatatacttatacatatataaagatatagATTTTGCTTATTAAAAGTTAATTCTGTCATggttaaatttaaataattattatattatattttttgacgtaccactttatattttacatccATGGTTCTTTCTCCTTTGTTTTATAACTATTTTCTGTTTTATGCTTTTctgttaattttaatatttttttttttttttgtagctTTTAGTACAATATGAGTAGccttatattttcataatatataagttgTTTTagcaaattatttattttttgtaaatttgtttttttttttcttgtaatggcatatgtatttaatagTGTATCAAATTCTAAATAAGTTTATGATTACAAAattgtacttatatatatgatatatattaaaatttttgttgaagcgtttatttttttaattgaattGTTCCCTCTTTGAGTCAATCTTTTCCATTATGTACTAAGAACTTATGTTCATAAAAGTTTCTTTTAATAAGCCTTTTTTATGAGAAAATTTCCtataattgttataatattatcattcgaaatattactactatcataatagggaaaaaaaaattttattttataaatatttaaatttaaaatattttaaaaaagtttttcaTAAATAGTATTAAAATGGGCGTTTATGTGTCTTTACAAGTATGCATTATTAACAAAActgaataatgaaatattcgtaagaataatttacttactatagttaaaaaaaaaaaataaataaaaaacataattttaattaaaattggAATTAAATTCccaatattataaaaaagttacaCTAATTTACATTAagtatatgaataattatattataaggTAATCCCATAAAACTTctaatatgttttattcaAAGAGCTTTACTTCTTCAAGACTTATATTTAAGTGTGAAAACCTATTCTCTTTTTTGatctttattaaattttataaatatctttTCCTTCATTTCTATACTTAGtgtaatgatatattatattattaattattatttatattctatatttcgcactatttcaaaattattgATCTACGTATATTCACTAATGATGAAATTTAGAAAGTTTGTTTAACATTTCACAATAGAATTTCAAATAGTTtgtataacaaaaaaaaagcgcattataaaaatggagTTTTAAAcgtatacacacacacacatatatatatatatatttttttttttttatgaaagaaTATTACCTTCCACAAATCGTATATGTTAAcgtataaaaagaaaacgaTATATTTcgtaaaatacaaaaacaaattaagTATAACGTATAGTTTTACTCTTCTGTAAgtgaatatttatgtataagaACATTATAACAATCATAATTAGGGATAACTAAtgatatcttttttttctttgtagtTCTTGTGTATCATATGTACAACTATACATATCAATATTCCTAGTAATCTAACAATCAGTCattctccatttttttttttgtaaccatttctactttattttttatacgtttatatatatactttttcattaaacAATAGATTGGTATTAGGAAACAGTAagataatataacatatataataggaTGCGAAGTTCCTATTGAACCAGATTTTTccaaataaaatacataaaataaaataataaaaggtaTTAATCCCTCTATTACATCATTAACGattctaaatattttattttttttcctgaactctaatattttccaaataatttttgttgaTATTCCTATTGTACTTACTGTATTTTCTGCATTTTCtgtttcatctttttttacatatacttcttcattttttacaattcCTTCCTTCAATTCTTCTGTATTTACTATTTCATCTGgcatattttcttttaaaacaacatttattattttattttctatcaTATAACCTGTGACATCATTTATCAGAGCCATCTGTACCTCATTTGGGGTTCCA from Plasmodium malariae genome assembly, chromosome: 11 harbors:
- the PmUG01_11015600 gene encoding Plasmodium exported protein, unknown function — protein: MFLFFNIFLFIVLDCTFQFSIKCSIFLKSWSYEYNYGNVLILRNNRLLTHTQEEFIELKYENLKKKKSESTEDLNKVQQALIRFVTNYILRNILKNGELKGNISHQLGDLNIILDAVKRYITVYLKEDTLKNEKLKESLLDFIGTPNEVQMALINDVTGYMIENKIINVVLKENMPDEIVNTEELKEGIVKNEEVYVKKDETENAENTVSTIGISTKIIWKILEFRKKNKIFRIVNDVIEGLIPFIILFYVFYLEKSGSIGTSHPIIYVILSYCFLIPIYCLMKKYIYKRIKNKVEMVTKKKMEND